One genomic region from Magnetofaba australis IT-1 encodes:
- a CDS encoding nucleotidyltransferase family protein produces MSAARDAILSQIPVVILCGGSGVRLRPLTDTAPKGMVPVHGRPMLDHVVDFYRDHGARDITLCTGYRGDVIRDHYAMPPEGITLNFSDAGESASMLQRLWAARDHAGETSLVAYCDTMIDLDIGALLASHRDSSRAATIVTAAIRNPFGVVDFADDTVGDGHAGPVSGFREKPTFHYYIGCFLFQRRALELITPELLALPDGEGLVGWLRALIDAGQLHGFRHDGLQITFNTVSEHREAEQALARYYTYAESS; encoded by the coding sequence ATGAGCGCCGCGCGTGACGCCATCCTCAGCCAAATCCCCGTGGTGATCCTCTGCGGCGGCTCCGGCGTGCGCCTGCGTCCCCTCACCGACACCGCCCCCAAAGGGATGGTGCCGGTGCATGGTCGGCCCATGCTGGACCATGTGGTGGACTTCTATCGCGACCACGGCGCCCGCGACATCACTCTGTGCACTGGCTATCGCGGCGATGTGATCCGCGATCACTACGCTATGCCGCCTGAGGGGATTACGCTGAATTTCTCCGATGCGGGCGAATCCGCCAGCATGCTGCAACGGCTGTGGGCGGCGCGGGATCACGCTGGGGAGACCTCCCTGGTGGCCTACTGCGACACCATGATCGATCTGGATATTGGCGCGTTGTTGGCCAGCCATCGCGACTCAAGCCGCGCCGCCACCATCGTCACCGCCGCCATTCGCAACCCCTTCGGCGTGGTGGACTTTGCCGATGACACGGTGGGCGATGGCCACGCCGGACCCGTCTCGGGGTTTCGCGAAAAGCCCACTTTCCACTACTATATCGGCTGTTTCCTGTTCCAACGCCGGGCGTTGGAGTTGATCACCCCCGAGTTGCTGGCGCTGCCCGACGGCGAAGGGTTGGTGGGATGGCTGCGCGCCCTCATCGATGCCGGGCAACTGCACGGCTTCCGTCATGACGGCTTGCAGATCACCTTCAACACCGTCTCCGAACATCGCGAGGCGGAACAGGCGCTGGCCCGTTACTACACCTACGCGGAGTCCTCATGA
- a CDS encoding NAD-dependent epimerase/dehydratase family protein, which translates to MSRLANKRILVTGGAGFIGSHLTRQLVNLGAEVAVTVKYNSVIDNARIVDLWDKVHVIEADLRNLDSLKQIADYKPQIVFHLAAYNHVGDSFLHINEALDANIKGTANVMQTWEGYERFVYIATSEVYGYQTGFPFTETMTPNPISPYSVGKYGGEQYARLFMEQRGMPIVILRPFNAFGPYQSARAVIPELIQLCLEGRPVKTTQGKQTREFNFVTNLTEGMALAGEADGAIGQTINIGSGEEIAIRDLVKKIHALTGSSSELQIGALPDRPTEIWRMAADNRRAKEILGWEPQVDFETGLLRTIEWFQAFVHAYRNTDSELWKLATWR; encoded by the coding sequence ATGAGTCGTCTTGCCAACAAGCGCATTCTGGTCACCGGCGGCGCCGGATTCATCGGCTCCCATCTGACCCGGCAACTGGTCAACCTCGGCGCCGAAGTGGCGGTGACGGTGAAGTACAACAGCGTCATCGATAACGCCCGCATCGTCGATCTGTGGGATAAGGTCCACGTCATCGAGGCCGACCTGCGCAATCTGGACAGCCTCAAGCAGATCGCCGACTACAAGCCGCAGATCGTGTTCCATCTGGCGGCGTATAATCACGTCGGCGACAGCTTTCTGCACATCAACGAGGCGCTGGACGCCAATATCAAGGGCACCGCCAATGTGATGCAGACCTGGGAGGGGTATGAGCGCTTCGTCTACATCGCCACCTCCGAGGTGTATGGCTACCAGACCGGCTTCCCCTTCACCGAAACCATGACGCCCAACCCCATCTCGCCCTATTCGGTGGGCAAGTATGGCGGCGAGCAGTACGCCCGGCTGTTCATGGAACAGCGCGGCATGCCCATCGTGATCCTGCGTCCGTTCAACGCCTTCGGCCCCTATCAGAGCGCGCGGGCGGTGATCCCGGAGTTGATCCAGCTGTGTCTGGAGGGGCGTCCGGTAAAGACCACCCAGGGCAAGCAGACCCGCGAATTCAACTTCGTCACCAACCTCACCGAGGGCATGGCGCTGGCGGGGGAGGCCGATGGGGCCATCGGCCAGACCATCAACATCGGCTCCGGCGAAGAGATCGCCATTCGCGATCTGGTGAAGAAGATTCACGCCCTGACCGGCTCGTCGTCGGAGCTGCAGATTGGCGCGTTGCCGGATCGTCCCACCGAGATCTGGCGCATGGCGGCGGACAATCGCCGCGCCAAGGAGATTCTGGGTTGGGAGCCGCAGGTGGACTTCGAAACCGGTCTGCTGCGCACCATTGAGTGGTTCCAGGCGTTTGTGCACGCCTATCGCAACACGGATTCCGAATTGTGGAAGCTGGCGACGTGGCGTTAA
- a CDS encoding YncE family protein — protein MRILVTLKPERYEQPRHSCGVLAEIDWARKEVIRELRIPTASFRSDSAFMAPLINGVTHIGNRVFVAMWNFIAEIDYEKFAVVDAFSHPNMADLHGMSTDGKRLFVASTSLDAVLCFDAESFELIWRWGPDVPLLAGHKPASQRAFYESIPLFGDRLAERPLTFVEGEHRALHKSRSGFRRHHLNDVVWNPADGQLYVTTSHWFEELGGAVIRLNPETLEAEFVAPPDSFLGTHDVQFVDDRIVVTESRGDSAGWVTGAGEVVHQPLGQMPAFVRGLHWTGESFLTGFTRLRESSDPSWIVEFDRDFEREISRMDISGFFPTEQGCAIHAIAPAPKSA, from the coding sequence ATGCGCATCCTCGTCACTTTGAAGCCGGAACGTTACGAACAGCCGCGCCATAGCTGCGGGGTGCTGGCGGAGATCGACTGGGCGCGCAAAGAGGTGATTCGCGAGCTGCGCATTCCCACCGCCTCATTCCGCAGCGACAGCGCCTTCATGGCGCCGCTAATCAATGGCGTGACCCACATCGGCAACCGCGTTTTCGTGGCCATGTGGAACTTTATCGCCGAGATCGATTACGAAAAGTTCGCCGTAGTGGACGCCTTTTCGCACCCGAACATGGCCGATCTGCATGGCATGAGCACCGATGGCAAGCGCCTGTTTGTGGCTTCGACTTCGTTGGATGCAGTGCTGTGCTTTGATGCCGAAAGCTTTGAGTTGATCTGGCGCTGGGGGCCGGATGTGCCGTTGCTGGCGGGACACAAACCCGCTTCGCAACGCGCCTTCTATGAGAGCATTCCGCTGTTTGGGGATCGTCTGGCCGAGCGTCCGCTGACCTTTGTGGAGGGGGAGCATCGGGCGCTGCACAAGAGCCGTTCCGGCTTCCGGCGGCACCATCTGAACGATGTGGTGTGGAACCCGGCGGATGGCCAGCTCTATGTGACCACCAGCCACTGGTTCGAGGAGTTGGGCGGGGCGGTGATCCGTCTTAATCCGGAGACGCTGGAGGCGGAGTTTGTGGCGCCGCCGGACAGCTTCCTGGGCACCCATGACGTACAGTTTGTGGACGACCGCATCGTGGTGACCGAATCCCGCGGCGACTCGGCGGGCTGGGTCACCGGAGCGGGGGAGGTGGTGCATCAGCCGTTGGGCCAGATGCCCGCGTTTGTACGCGGTCTGCACTGGACCGGCGAGAGCTTCCTGACCGGCTTTACCCGTCTGCGCGAATCCAGCGATCCCAGTTGGATCGTCGAGTTTGATCGGGATTTTGAGCGCGAAATCTCGCGCATGGACATCAGCGGTTTCTTCCCCACTGAGCAGGGCTGCGCCATCCACGCCATCGCCCCGGCGCCGAAGTCGGCGTAA
- a CDS encoding IS110 family transposase — translation MSNHIENGQVRVLGIDLGKSVFQLHGVDARGKSVLKKRLKRDELLEYMAQLPPCLVGMEASSGAHHWARKFQGYGHDVRLMAPQYVKPYVKRHKNDSVDAEAICEAVQRPNMRFVGIKSVAQQEILALHRVRSLAVKNRTALVNQIRGLLAEYGIVFPKSIKQARRAIVLILSDESSEMSANFRVILEDERDELAHLDERIGKYEREIEALAKAEPQCRLLMTIPGVGPITATALLASVGDVRAFKNGRELSAWIGLVPNQHSTGGKAWLTGISKRGNGYLRTLLIHGARAALRVCENKPDRRSQWAVSVSERRGANRAVVALANRMARSAWAMLVKQEAYGASAAV, via the coding sequence ATGAGCAATCATATCGAAAACGGACAGGTACGGGTACTGGGTATTGATCTGGGCAAGAGCGTGTTTCAGTTGCATGGCGTGGATGCGCGCGGCAAAAGCGTTCTCAAGAAGCGACTGAAACGAGACGAGCTCCTGGAGTACATGGCGCAACTGCCGCCGTGCCTGGTGGGGATGGAAGCCAGTAGCGGCGCCCACCATTGGGCGCGGAAATTTCAGGGATATGGGCATGATGTGCGTTTGATGGCGCCGCAATATGTGAAGCCCTACGTGAAGCGGCACAAGAACGACAGCGTGGACGCTGAGGCGATATGTGAAGCGGTACAGCGTCCGAATATGCGTTTTGTGGGGATCAAAAGCGTTGCCCAGCAAGAAATTCTAGCGTTGCATCGGGTGCGCAGTCTGGCGGTGAAGAACCGCACGGCGTTGGTGAACCAGATTCGCGGACTGCTTGCCGAGTATGGGATTGTCTTTCCCAAGAGCATCAAACAGGCGCGGCGGGCGATTGTGCTGATTTTGAGTGATGAGAGCTCGGAAATGAGCGCCAATTTTCGCGTAATTCTGGAGGATGAGCGCGATGAGCTGGCGCATTTGGATGAGCGCATCGGCAAATATGAGCGTGAGATTGAGGCGCTGGCCAAGGCGGAGCCGCAGTGTCGATTGCTGATGACGATCCCGGGAGTGGGACCGATCACGGCGACGGCGCTGTTGGCGTCGGTGGGGGATGTGCGGGCGTTTAAGAATGGCCGGGAGCTGTCGGCATGGATAGGGTTGGTTCCGAATCAGCACTCCACAGGGGGCAAGGCGTGGCTGACGGGGATCAGCAAGCGGGGAAACGGTTATCTTCGCACCCTGTTGATTCATGGGGCGCGGGCGGCTTTGCGCGTGTGTGAAAACAAGCCGGATCGCCGCAGCCAGTGGGCAGTGTCGGTGTCGGAACGTCGCGGCGCAAATAGAGCAGTGGTGGCGCTGGCCAACCGCATGGCGCGCAGCGCGTGGGCGATGCTGGTGAAGCAGGAGGCCTATGGGGCCAGCGCCGCTGTGTAG
- a CDS encoding SulP family inorganic anion transporter, translating to MFRLDVSAAPANAKNDLLSGLTVALALVPEAVAFAFVAGVEPLVGLYSAFMVSIITAVVGGRPGMISGATGALAVVMVALVLEHGIEYLFATVVLMGLIQITVGVLRLGKFIRMVPHPVMLGFVNGLAIVIFLAQLKSFQVSDGAGGSQWLAGQQLYIMLALVALTMAIIHWLPKLTKAIPSALAAILLVSVLVIALGVQSRTVGDMASIAGGLPAFHIPSVPLNWETFTIITPYAVILAAIGLIESLLTMSLIDELTQTRGRGNRECVGQGSANIVTGFFGGMGGCAMVGQSMINVKSGGRGRLSGITAGFMVLMFILFASSLIEMIPIAALTGVMFMVVIGTFEWSSFRILSKIPRADAFVLVLVSGMTVATDLAIAVVCGVIVSALAFAWEHARQVRAHAYVDDTGTKVYELDGPLFFASTGRFLDHFKPDNDPERVVIDFYGSRVMDHSAIEAIDTVASRYIQAGKELKLRHLSQECRNLLNKAGDLVEVNLDKDPKYWVADDKLA from the coding sequence ATCTTCCGACTGGACGTCAGCGCCGCCCCTGCCAATGCCAAAAACGACCTCCTCAGCGGCCTGACCGTGGCTCTGGCCCTGGTCCCCGAAGCGGTCGCCTTCGCCTTTGTGGCCGGCGTGGAGCCGCTGGTGGGGCTCTATTCGGCCTTCATGGTGAGCATCATCACCGCCGTGGTGGGCGGTCGCCCGGGCATGATCAGCGGCGCCACCGGCGCCCTGGCGGTGGTGATGGTGGCGCTGGTGCTGGAGCACGGCATCGAGTATCTGTTCGCCACCGTGGTGCTGATGGGGTTGATTCAGATCACCGTGGGAGTGCTGCGGTTGGGGAAATTCATCCGTATGGTGCCCCACCCGGTGATGCTGGGCTTCGTCAATGGCTTGGCCATCGTCATCTTCCTGGCCCAGCTCAAGAGCTTCCAGGTCAGTGACGGCGCGGGCGGCTCCCAGTGGCTGGCGGGACAACAACTGTACATCATGCTGGCGCTGGTGGCGTTGACCATGGCCATCATCCACTGGCTGCCCAAACTCACCAAAGCGATCCCCTCGGCGCTGGCGGCGATTCTGCTGGTCTCGGTGCTGGTGATCGCCCTGGGGGTGCAGAGCCGCACCGTGGGCGATATGGCCTCCATCGCCGGCGGCCTGCCTGCGTTCCACATCCCGTCGGTTCCACTGAACTGGGAGACGTTCACCATTATCACCCCCTATGCGGTGATTCTGGCCGCCATCGGCTTGATCGAATCCCTGCTCACCATGAGCCTCATCGACGAATTGACCCAAACCCGTGGACGCGGCAACCGCGAGTGCGTGGGCCAGGGAAGCGCCAACATCGTCACCGGCTTCTTCGGCGGCATGGGCGGCTGCGCCATGGTGGGTCAGAGCATGATCAACGTCAAATCCGGCGGACGCGGTCGCCTCTCCGGCATCACCGCCGGGTTCATGGTGCTGATGTTCATTCTGTTCGCCTCGTCGCTCATCGAGATGATCCCCATCGCCGCTCTGACCGGGGTGATGTTCATGGTGGTGATCGGCACCTTTGAGTGGTCGAGCTTTCGCATTCTGAGTAAGATTCCCCGCGCCGACGCTTTTGTGCTGGTGCTGGTGAGCGGCATGACGGTGGCCACGGACCTGGCCATTGCGGTGGTGTGCGGGGTGATCGTCTCGGCGTTGGCGTTTGCCTGGGAGCACGCCCGTCAGGTGCGCGCTCATGCCTATGTGGACGATACCGGAACCAAGGTCTACGAACTGGATGGGCCGCTGTTCTTCGCCTCCACCGGGCGTTTTCTGGACCACTTCAAACCGGATAACGACCCCGAGCGCGTGGTGATCGACTTCTACGGCTCACGGGTGATGGACCACAGCGCGATTGAGGCCATCGACACCGTGGCTTCGCGTTATATTCAGGCGGGCAAGGAGTTGAAATTGCGACACCTCAGCCAGGAGTGCCGCAACCTGCTGAACAAGGCGGGGGATCTGGTGGAGGTCAACCTGGACAAGGATCCCAAGTACTGGGTGGCCGACGACAAATTGGCGTGA
- a CDS encoding ATP-binding response regulator produces METILLVDDDQDNLTLLQTILRKAGYEIVVAQDGASGIEQAKQSDPDLILLDVMMPQLDGFEVCRRLKAAPEIASIPVVFVTGKDDEAAVAEGMAVGAFHYVPKPFHSETILATVDYALEYGRLRRRYHDELKRTQDTIQLIDHCQFRFRSIAQAEGVAALLASVCPDPMGVLNGLSELLINAVEHGNLGITYDEKKQLLISRGLADEIARRMTLPEYSKRDVVVTFAREPDLLRIEIMDEGEGFAWERYLQFEPSRGFDPNGRGIAMAAAGGLTRIAYQGRGNHVIAEVSLSAAP; encoded by the coding sequence ATGGAAACCATTCTGCTGGTCGATGACGATCAGGACAATCTGACGCTGTTGCAAACCATTCTGCGCAAAGCCGGGTATGAGATTGTTGTGGCGCAGGATGGCGCCTCCGGCATCGAGCAGGCCAAACAGAGCGATCCCGACCTGATCCTGCTGGATGTGATGATGCCCCAGCTGGATGGATTTGAGGTGTGTCGACGCTTGAAAGCGGCGCCGGAGATCGCCTCCATTCCGGTGGTGTTCGTCACCGGCAAGGATGATGAAGCGGCGGTGGCCGAAGGCATGGCGGTGGGCGCCTTCCACTACGTGCCCAAGCCGTTCCATAGCGAGACCATCCTCGCCACGGTGGACTATGCGTTGGAGTATGGCCGCCTGCGTCGGCGCTACCACGACGAACTGAAGCGCACCCAGGACACCATTCAACTGATCGATCACTGCCAGTTCCGTTTCCGCAGCATCGCCCAGGCTGAAGGCGTCGCGGCGCTGCTGGCCAGCGTCTGTCCCGACCCTATGGGGGTGCTCAATGGACTGAGCGAGCTGCTCATCAATGCCGTGGAGCATGGCAATCTGGGCATTACCTATGACGAGAAAAAGCAGCTGCTGATCAGCCGGGGACTGGCGGATGAGATCGCCCGGCGCATGACCCTGCCGGAGTACTCCAAGCGTGATGTGGTGGTGACGTTTGCACGGGAGCCTGACTTGCTGCGCATTGAAATCATGGATGAAGGGGAGGGGTTTGCGTGGGAGCGCTACCTCCAGTTTGAGCCCAGTCGGGGCTTCGATCCCAATGGTCGCGGCATCGCCATGGCCGCCGCCGGGGGCTTGACGCGCATCGCCTACCAGGGTCGGGGCAATCATGTCATCGCCGAAGTGAGCCTCTCTGCAGCGCCCTAA
- a CDS encoding Crp/Fnr family transcriptional regulator yields MLPLANTLPDGQRRRYEPRAIISDPSSRDDLVFMLQSGRARIYLLGVSREQTLGELKPGGIFVTHAPVWVEALETTEILAWPMAQLRALIVAQPDIAMAALREVGKLLQSSIDCIEGLAFHSVEGRLARFLLAESSRQGGRVIAVADTMEMLATRLGASRQTLSTLLNQLVKDGIIARPERQRLEILDPDALAKKGDLLSDG; encoded by the coding sequence ATGCTGCCACTCGCCAACACCTTGCCTGATGGCCAGCGGCGTCGCTATGAACCCCGCGCGATCATCAGCGATCCGTCATCCCGTGACGATCTGGTGTTCATGCTGCAGAGCGGGCGCGCGCGCATCTACCTGCTGGGCGTCAGCCGCGAACAGACCTTGGGTGAACTCAAGCCGGGGGGCATTTTCGTCACCCATGCGCCGGTGTGGGTGGAGGCGTTGGAGACCACCGAGATCCTCGCTTGGCCCATGGCGCAACTGCGCGCTCTCATCGTCGCCCAGCCCGACATCGCCATGGCGGCGTTGCGTGAGGTGGGCAAACTGCTGCAAAGCAGCATCGACTGCATCGAAGGGCTGGCGTTCCACTCGGTAGAGGGGCGGTTGGCGCGCTTTCTGTTGGCCGAATCCAGCCGTCAGGGTGGGCGCGTTATCGCCGTCGCCGACACCATGGAGATGCTGGCCACCCGGCTGGGGGCCTCCCGCCAAACCCTCTCCACCTTGCTTAATCAACTGGTTAAGGATGGGATTATCGCCCGCCCCGAGCGCCAGCGTTTGGAAATCCTCGACCCTGACGCTCTGGCGAAAAAAGGCGATCTTTTGTCAGATGGCTGA
- the cowN gene encoding N(2)-fixation sustaining protein CowN: MAQDKDRYITFTGLDCEERATRFMQRLYEMVEEEGEGSKWRGYFAQKFDGMRKMGQDDLYFIGSQMNALYGFLESREDEGMQKVLWDIEQECC; this comes from the coding sequence GTGGCGCAGGACAAAGATCGCTATATCACCTTTACTGGCCTCGACTGTGAGGAGCGGGCCACCCGGTTCATGCAACGTCTCTATGAGATGGTGGAGGAAGAGGGCGAGGGCTCCAAATGGCGCGGTTACTTCGCGCAGAAGTTCGATGGCATGCGTAAAATGGGGCAGGACGATCTCTACTTCATCGGCTCGCAGATGAACGCCCTCTACGGCTTCCTCGAAAGCCGTGAAGATGAGGGAATGCAAAAGGTGTTGTGGGATATCGAGCAGGAGTGCTGCTAG
- a CDS encoding XrtA system polysaccharide deacetylase, which translates to MANTSTPNTHPINAFTVDVEDWYQVCAFEDRVDFADWARYEQRVEIGAERILTLLAERNIHATFFTLGWVAQRYPNLIRRIVEQGHELASHGMRHTRVITQTPDEFRDDVTRAKGVLEEIGGVAITGYRASTWSMHPQTTPWAWNILAQSGHRYSSSLQPIRHDLYDAGDAARIPHHPITDGVVEIPVAVAQWAGRRWALGGGGWFRLLPYGVFARGLRYYHAQTGRPAVFYCHPWELDPEQPMLPGLSAKSRFRHRLNLKRMQPRLARLLDDFAWDRLDRVYADSIGSR; encoded by the coding sequence ATGGCGAACACGTCCACACCAAATACCCATCCAATCAACGCCTTTACCGTGGATGTAGAGGATTGGTATCAGGTCTGTGCGTTTGAGGATCGCGTGGACTTTGCCGACTGGGCGCGCTACGAACAGCGCGTGGAGATCGGCGCCGAACGCATCCTCACCCTGCTGGCCGAACGAAACATACACGCCACCTTCTTCACCCTGGGCTGGGTCGCCCAGCGGTACCCAAACCTGATTCGCCGCATTGTGGAGCAGGGTCACGAACTGGCCAGCCACGGCATGCGCCACACCCGCGTCATCACCCAAACCCCCGATGAGTTCCGTGACGACGTGACGCGCGCCAAAGGGGTTCTGGAGGAGATTGGCGGCGTGGCCATCACCGGCTATCGCGCCTCCACCTGGTCCATGCACCCACAGACCACCCCGTGGGCGTGGAACATCCTGGCGCAGAGCGGCCACCGCTACAGCTCCAGCCTGCAACCGATCCGCCACGATCTCTATGACGCAGGCGATGCGGCGCGGATTCCTCATCACCCCATAACGGATGGCGTGGTGGAGATTCCGGTGGCGGTGGCGCAGTGGGCGGGGCGGCGTTGGGCGTTGGGCGGCGGCGGCTGGTTCCGGCTGCTGCCATATGGCGTGTTTGCGCGGGGGTTACGTTATTATCACGCCCAGACCGGGCGCCCGGCGGTGTTCTACTGCCACCCGTGGGAGTTGGATCCCGAGCAGCCGATGCTGCCGGGACTTTCGGCCAAATCGCGCTTTCGTCACCGGCTGAATTTAAAGCGCATGCAGCCGCGACTGGCGCGGCTGCTGGATGATTTCGCGTGGGATAGGCTGGACCGTGTTTACGCAGACTCTATCGGGTCACGCTAA
- the wecB gene encoding non-hydrolyzing UDP-N-acetylglucosamine 2-epimerase — protein sequence MNDTAPILCIVGARPNFMKIARLMPALAAGDDGLPVKLLHTGQHYDAAMKASFFEQLRIPEPDIDLGVGSGTHAEQTAQIMLKLEPVLDQMQPRALLVVGDVNSTIACALVAVKKGIPVIHVEAGLRSNDRAMPEEINRVLTDQISDLLFTTERSAEENLAREGVDRKRVHFVGNVMIDTLRHLLPEAATLEKITQHFSEPPPFSLQEKGYALVTLHRPSNVDDPAVLERLLTTLRTASQRIPLIFPAHPRTRGRIDAAGLSHLLENAPIWVLPPIGYLEMLGLMSRAKLVMSDSGGIQEETTALGIPCLTLRENTERPITISEGANQLVGSDPQKILTALDDTLTSGGKAGRIPEGWDGAASQRIAAVLKSWARGEEV from the coding sequence ATGAACGATACGGCCCCTATTCTCTGCATCGTTGGGGCGCGCCCCAATTTCATGAAGATCGCCCGTCTGATGCCCGCCCTGGCCGCTGGCGATGATGGCCTGCCGGTCAAACTCCTGCACACCGGCCAGCACTACGACGCCGCCATGAAGGCGTCCTTCTTTGAACAGCTTCGCATCCCCGAACCCGACATCGACCTGGGCGTGGGCTCCGGCACCCACGCCGAGCAGACCGCGCAGATCATGCTCAAACTGGAGCCGGTGCTCGATCAAATGCAGCCGCGCGCGCTGCTGGTGGTGGGCGACGTCAACTCCACCATCGCTTGCGCCCTGGTGGCGGTGAAGAAGGGCATTCCGGTGATCCACGTGGAGGCGGGCTTGCGCAGCAACGACCGCGCCATGCCCGAGGAGATCAATCGCGTCCTCACCGACCAGATCAGCGATCTGCTGTTCACCACCGAACGCAGCGCCGAGGAGAATCTGGCCCGCGAGGGGGTCGACCGCAAGCGCGTCCACTTTGTCGGCAACGTGATGATCGACACCCTGCGCCACCTGTTGCCGGAAGCCGCCACACTGGAGAAGATTACGCAGCACTTCTCCGAGCCGCCGCCATTCTCGTTGCAGGAGAAGGGCTATGCCCTGGTCACGCTGCATCGCCCCTCCAATGTGGATGATCCAGCGGTGCTGGAGCGTCTGCTCACCACCCTGCGCACCGCATCGCAACGCATTCCGCTGATCTTCCCGGCGCATCCGCGCACCCGGGGCCGCATCGATGCGGCGGGTCTGTCGCATCTGTTGGAGAACGCCCCCATCTGGGTGCTGCCGCCCATCGGCTATCTGGAGATGTTGGGCTTGATGTCCCGCGCCAAGCTGGTGATGAGCGACTCCGGCGGCATTCAGGAGGAGACCACCGCGTTGGGCATCCCCTGTCTGACTCTGCGCGAGAACACTGAGCGCCCCATCACCATCAGCGAAGGGGCCAATCAACTGGTGGGCAGCGATCCACAGAAGATCCTCACCGCGCTGGACGACACCCTCACCAGCGGCGGCAAGGCCGGGCGCATCCCCGAAGGCTGGGATGGCGCCGCCTCCCAGCGCATCGCTGCGGTGTTGAAATCCTGGGCGCGGGGCGAAGAGGTATAA